The proteins below are encoded in one region of Amycolatopsis acidiphila:
- a CDS encoding acyl-CoA synthetase: protein MAYNIADLLEHAVDAVPDRPAVVCGGRQVTYAELDRRANRLAHHLAASGVGKGDHIGVYSRNSIEMTEVMYAAYKLRAIAINVNYRYVQGELKYLFTNADLVALVHEQRYADKVADVLPDVPKLKHVVVIEDDSGMPFDGVAYETALAQSSDERDFGERSSDDIYMLYTGGTTGYPKGVVWRHEDVWRALGGGIDFVTGEYVPDEWTLAENGKNGALVRLPAAPLIHGAAQWAAFGALFGGGTVVFVPQFDADEIWRQVAEHKVHVLTIVGDAMARPLIEAYHRGGYDASSLVAVSSHAALFSQSVKQEYLRTFPNVVLTDAIGSSESGFTGMGMVAKDADHSAGPRVNFGKDAVLLDDENRVLPREPGVTGRIARSGHVPLGYYRDPEKTEAIFVEADGARYVVPGDYARYEEDGTVTLLGRGSQCVNTGGEKVFPEEVEGALKSHPDVFDALVIGVPDERLGQRVAAIIETRPGQRPDLAAIEAHVRTEIAGYKVPRTIWIAEQIGRLPSGKPDYPWAQRYAAEHQPVQ, encoded by the coding sequence GTGGCTTACAACATCGCGGATCTCCTCGAGCACGCCGTCGACGCCGTGCCGGATCGCCCCGCGGTCGTGTGCGGCGGTCGTCAGGTCACCTACGCGGAACTGGACCGCCGTGCCAACCGGCTCGCCCACCACCTCGCCGCCTCGGGGGTCGGCAAGGGGGATCACATCGGCGTGTACTCGCGAAACTCGATCGAAATGACCGAGGTGATGTACGCGGCGTACAAGTTGCGCGCCATCGCGATCAACGTCAACTACCGCTACGTGCAGGGCGAGCTGAAGTACTTGTTCACCAACGCGGACCTCGTCGCGCTGGTGCACGAGCAGCGTTATGCCGACAAGGTGGCGGACGTCCTGCCGGACGTGCCGAAACTGAAACACGTTGTAGTCATCGAGGACGACAGCGGGATGCCCTTCGACGGCGTCGCCTACGAGACCGCGCTCGCGCAGAGCTCCGACGAGCGCGACTTCGGCGAGCGCAGCTCCGACGACATCTACATGCTCTACACCGGCGGCACCACGGGCTACCCGAAGGGTGTGGTCTGGCGGCACGAGGACGTCTGGCGCGCGCTGGGCGGCGGCATCGACTTCGTCACCGGCGAGTACGTCCCGGACGAGTGGACGCTCGCGGAGAACGGCAAGAACGGCGCGCTCGTCCGGCTTCCCGCCGCGCCGCTGATCCACGGTGCCGCGCAGTGGGCCGCATTCGGCGCGCTCTTCGGCGGCGGGACGGTCGTGTTCGTGCCGCAGTTCGACGCGGACGAGATCTGGCGCCAGGTGGCCGAGCACAAGGTGCACGTGCTCACCATCGTGGGCGACGCGATGGCCCGCCCGCTCATCGAGGCCTACCACCGCGGCGGCTACGACGCATCGTCGCTCGTCGCGGTGTCCAGCCACGCCGCGCTGTTCTCCCAGTCGGTCAAGCAGGAGTACCTCAGGACGTTCCCGAACGTCGTGCTGACCGACGCGATCGGCTCGTCGGAGAGCGGCTTCACCGGCATGGGCATGGTCGCCAAGGACGCCGACCACTCGGCGGGCCCGCGGGTCAACTTCGGCAAGGACGCGGTCCTGCTCGACGACGAAAACCGGGTGCTGCCAAGGGAACCCGGTGTCACCGGGCGCATCGCCCGTAGCGGGCACGTGCCGCTGGGCTACTACCGTGACCCCGAGAAGACCGAGGCGATCTTCGTGGAGGCCGATGGGGCCCGCTACGTCGTGCCCGGCGACTACGCGCGCTACGAGGAGGACGGCACGGTCACCCTGCTGGGCCGCGGCTCGCAGTGCGTCAACACCGGCGGCGAGAAGGTCTTCCCGGAGGAGGTCGAGGGCGCGCTGAAGTCGCATCCCGACGTGTTCGACGCGCTCGTCATCGGCGTCCCGGACGAGCGGCTCGGGCAGCGGGTCGCCGCGATCATCGAGACCCGGCCGGGTCAGCGGCCCGACCTCGCCGCGATCGAGGCGCACGTCCGCACCGAGATCGCCGGCTACAAAGTGCCGCGCACGATCTGGATCGCCGAACAAATCGGGCGGCTGCCCAGTGGTAAACCGGACTATCCATGGGCGCAGCGTTACGCGGCCGAACACCAGCCCGTCCAGTAG
- a CDS encoding crotonase/enoyl-CoA hydratase family protein: protein MAEPHALVEQRGHTLVVTMNRPEARNAITGEMMAIMVEAWDRVDEDPSVRSCVLTGAGGAFCAGADLKSMARHSPADSYEQGTFDPGRIEGLLKGRRLTKPLIAAVEGPAIAGGTEILQGTDIRIAGESAKFGVSEARWGLFPMGGSAVRLPRQIPYTVAAEILLTGRHVTAAEAKEIGLIGHVVPDGTALSKALEIADRIAENGPLAVQAILRTIRDTEGLHEVEAFKLEAQYGLKVFQSADAKEGPRAFAEKRKPRFEGK from the coding sequence ATGGCTGAACCGCACGCACTGGTGGAACAACGCGGACACACGCTCGTGGTGACGATGAACCGGCCGGAGGCCCGCAACGCGATCACCGGCGAGATGATGGCGATCATGGTCGAGGCGTGGGACCGGGTCGACGAGGACCCGTCCGTGCGGTCCTGCGTGCTGACCGGCGCCGGTGGCGCGTTCTGCGCCGGCGCGGACCTCAAGTCCATGGCGCGGCACTCCCCCGCCGACTCCTACGAGCAGGGCACGTTCGACCCGGGCCGGATCGAGGGCCTGCTCAAGGGGCGGCGGCTGACCAAACCGCTCATCGCCGCGGTCGAGGGCCCGGCGATCGCGGGCGGGACGGAGATCCTGCAGGGCACGGACATCCGGATCGCCGGGGAGAGCGCGAAGTTCGGGGTGTCGGAGGCACGCTGGGGCCTGTTCCCGATGGGCGGTTCGGCGGTGCGGCTGCCGCGGCAGATCCCGTACACGGTGGCCGCGGAGATCCTGCTGACCGGACGGCACGTCACCGCCGCGGAGGCGAAGGAGATCGGGCTCATCGGACACGTGGTGCCCGACGGGACTGCGCTGTCGAAGGCGCTGGAGATCGCCGACCGGATCGCGGAGAACGGGCCGCTGGCCGTCCAGGCGATCCTGCGCACGATCCGGGACACCGAGGGCCTGCACGAGGTGGAGGCCTTCAAGCTGGAGGCACAGTACGGGCTGAAGGTCTTCCAGTCCGCCGACGCGAAGGAAGGCCCGCGCGCCTTCGCGGAGAAGCGCAAGCCGCGGTTCGAGGGCAAGTAA
- a CDS encoding polysaccharide pyruvyl transferase family protein — protein MSYETASADHGESGEGRPLYYLVAAAGHPNLGDELIAAGWLRYLANIAPEADVWVDTNTPGPAAVLLAGLHPRVRFTDTLWRLCQAAPSDDPWQVASWLQDTVADPEMAPRYRLGIHLLTNADVLHLIGGGYINTMWPRHLGLVAGVAAAARLTGARAVMTGQGLAPVDADCIALVRGLVADFDVVDVRDEMSAAVLGIAGGVDDVFLDPRSALCGMEDVPEVMLCLQADLVDAGIGKLAAVALATMQAWNISPDNIGFVEAIPGQDRQVYALLRHEFPGARFYSFHEIWQRGLPASQSQVWLSSRFHIHLLGAIAGARGVALSVLPGYYSVKHRSLADLGSGWTVLEDLSQVPAMPDSGGFDTELVEQCHLAKIGIAKRVYEDPRDDFELCQVDGLKNSILTSS, from the coding sequence ATGTCTTATGAGACTGCTTCAGCCGATCATGGGGAAAGCGGGGAGGGACGGCCGCTGTACTACCTTGTCGCTGCGGCGGGACACCCGAACCTCGGTGACGAACTTATCGCTGCTGGCTGGCTCCGCTACCTGGCGAACATAGCTCCGGAAGCCGATGTCTGGGTGGACACGAACACGCCAGGTCCGGCAGCCGTGCTGCTAGCCGGTCTCCATCCCCGAGTGCGGTTTACCGACACGCTCTGGCGCCTCTGTCAAGCGGCTCCCTCTGACGATCCCTGGCAAGTGGCCTCCTGGCTGCAGGACACGGTGGCCGACCCCGAGATGGCGCCGCGTTACCGGCTCGGCATCCACCTGCTCACAAATGCTGACGTGCTCCATTTGATCGGCGGGGGCTACATCAACACCATGTGGCCGAGGCATCTCGGGTTGGTTGCAGGGGTTGCGGCGGCGGCGCGGCTTACTGGTGCCCGTGCAGTGATGACCGGGCAAGGGCTGGCGCCGGTCGATGCCGACTGCATCGCCTTGGTCCGGGGGTTGGTGGCGGACTTCGACGTGGTTGACGTCCGCGACGAAATGTCGGCTGCCGTTCTGGGGATTGCGGGCGGCGTGGATGACGTTTTTCTCGACCCCCGGTCCGCGCTCTGCGGCATGGAGGATGTACCGGAGGTCATGCTGTGTCTGCAGGCCGACCTTGTGGACGCTGGCATCGGTAAATTGGCAGCCGTCGCGCTCGCGACGATGCAGGCTTGGAACATATCCCCGGATAACATAGGTTTTGTCGAGGCGATTCCTGGGCAAGACCGGCAGGTGTATGCGCTGCTTCGCCACGAGTTTCCTGGTGCACGGTTCTATTCGTTCCACGAAATCTGGCAGCGAGGACTGCCGGCCTCGCAATCACAGGTCTGGCTCTCCAGTCGGTTTCATATTCATCTGCTTGGAGCAATAGCAGGTGCGCGCGGCGTCGCACTCTCAGTGCTCCCCGGCTACTATTCGGTGAAGCATCGTTCCCTGGCTGACCTCGGTTCGGGATGGACTGTTCTGGAAGATCTGTCGCAGGTTCCTGCGATGCCGGACTCTGGTGGATTTGATACCGAATTGGTGGAACAATGCCACCTCGCTAAAATCGGTATCGCGAAGAGAGTGTACGAGGATCCGCGGGATGACTTTGAACTTTGCCAGGTCGATGGGTTGAAGAACAGCATCCTGACTTCCTCGTGA
- a CDS encoding FAD-dependent oxidoreductase yields the protein MPIALLHADLVVVGGGMAGTCCAITAARAGAKVVLVQDRPVLGGNASSEVRLYVCGATYLGHGNNRWSREGGVIDEILVENTFRNPEGNPVIFDTILLEKVVDEPNITLLLNTIVHGVNKEGSRILSVEAFCSQNQMQYQISAPLFCDSSGDGILATLAGAAFRMGAEAADEFGEGFAPSEEYGALLGHSIYFYTKDVGRPVKFLAPSFALDDVTTISQHRSFSTSENGCQLWWIEYGGRLDTVHDTEEIKWELWKVVYGVWNHLKNSGKFPEAENLTLEWVGLIPGKRESRRFEGHYMLRQKDIVEQVEHEDAVAFGGHPIDLHPADGVFSEHPGAKLIFPPGIFQIPYRCLISRSVSNLFLAGRLISASHVAFAATRVMATCAHGGQAVGMAAALCARDGLEPVELLSVPRIGELRRELLKTGQHVPGVPLRDSQDLATYARVAASSEYVLSELPGDGPALRLDASRAQLLPLPAGRLPQVGFTLNVDAQTTLRVEARISDRVDNHTPSEVLGVCELRLAAGADQHVKVDIEASIDKDRYVFFCLMENEHVAVVSSETRLTGMTAAFHEHTQKFDEAIGSPYIELWCPEKQPHGRNLAVTVNPPLRPFSAANICNGFARPTSQPNAWLSASDDEDPTLTLSWAGSQRIGSVDLRFDTDFDRPMLTVLVEQDERAIPHCVRHYRLRADDRVVAEVTDNHQTRAVHVFDPPLEATEMAVDILATNGAGPGAIFEFHCYE from the coding sequence GTGCCCATTGCGCTCTTACATGCGGACCTCGTCGTCGTCGGTGGTGGAATGGCCGGGACTTGCTGTGCGATAACTGCGGCGCGCGCGGGCGCGAAGGTGGTGCTAGTCCAAGATCGTCCAGTGCTGGGGGGTAATGCAAGTAGCGAAGTTCGATTATACGTGTGTGGTGCGACCTATCTGGGGCACGGAAATAACAGATGGTCGCGCGAGGGGGGTGTTATCGACGAAATACTTGTAGAGAACACCTTTCGAAATCCTGAAGGTAATCCAGTAATATTCGACACGATCCTTCTCGAAAAGGTCGTCGATGAACCGAATATCACGCTACTGCTGAACACGATCGTTCATGGGGTGAATAAGGAGGGCTCGAGGATACTCTCGGTCGAGGCGTTCTGTAGTCAGAATCAGATGCAATATCAGATCAGCGCGCCATTGTTCTGTGATTCTTCCGGCGACGGTATTCTCGCCACCTTGGCCGGTGCCGCTTTCCGCATGGGGGCCGAGGCGGCTGACGAATTCGGGGAAGGCTTCGCGCCCTCAGAGGAGTACGGGGCGTTGCTGGGCCACTCCATCTACTTCTACACGAAGGACGTGGGGCGCCCGGTCAAATTTTTGGCGCCGAGCTTTGCTCTGGACGACGTCACGACAATATCGCAACACCGGAGTTTCAGTACCAGTGAGAATGGTTGTCAACTGTGGTGGATCGAGTACGGGGGCCGTCTCGACACAGTACACGATACCGAAGAGATCAAATGGGAGCTATGGAAGGTAGTCTACGGTGTTTGGAACCACTTGAAAAATTCGGGCAAATTTCCCGAGGCTGAGAATCTGACTCTGGAATGGGTGGGTCTCATTCCCGGAAAACGGGAAAGTCGTAGGTTTGAGGGGCACTACATGCTCCGGCAGAAGGACATCGTTGAGCAGGTTGAGCACGAGGACGCGGTAGCGTTCGGTGGTCACCCGATTGACTTACATCCTGCTGATGGCGTGTTCAGTGAACATCCCGGTGCCAAACTCATCTTCCCTCCAGGGATCTTTCAGATTCCGTACCGCTGCCTGATTAGCCGAAGCGTTTCGAACCTGTTCCTGGCCGGGCGGCTGATCAGTGCCTCGCACGTCGCGTTCGCTGCGACGCGTGTCATGGCCACCTGTGCTCACGGGGGGCAAGCGGTCGGTATGGCTGCCGCGCTCTGCGCGCGGGATGGCCTGGAGCCAGTGGAATTACTGTCCGTCCCCCGCATCGGGGAACTACGCCGGGAACTCCTGAAGACCGGGCAGCATGTGCCCGGAGTGCCATTGCGAGACTCGCAGGACCTGGCGACATACGCACGCGTGGCTGCTTCCAGTGAATACGTGTTGTCGGAGCTGCCAGGAGATGGCCCTGCATTGCGGCTCGACGCTTCTCGCGCTCAGCTGCTGCCGTTGCCGGCTGGGCGTCTGCCGCAGGTGGGGTTCACGCTCAACGTCGACGCCCAGACCACATTGCGAGTGGAAGCACGCATATCCGATCGGGTCGACAACCATACGCCGAGCGAGGTGCTCGGTGTGTGCGAGCTTCGACTCGCCGCCGGAGCGGACCAGCATGTCAAGGTCGACATAGAGGCGTCGATCGATAAAGATCGCTACGTTTTTTTCTGCTTGATGGAGAACGAGCATGTAGCTGTGGTCTCGAGCGAGACCAGGCTGACTGGCATGACGGCAGCCTTTCACGAGCACACGCAGAAGTTCGATGAGGCGATCGGTAGTCCTTACATCGAGCTGTGGTGCCCCGAGAAGCAGCCGCATGGGCGGAACCTCGCCGTTACAGTGAACCCTCCCCTCCGGCCGTTCTCCGCCGCCAATATCTGCAATGGCTTCGCTCGCCCGACGTCGCAACCGAACGCCTGGCTGAGTGCTTCTGATGACGAAGACCCGACACTGACTTTGAGCTGGGCCGGGTCTCAGCGCATTGGATCGGTTGACCTCCGCTTCGACACGGATTTCGACCGTCCGATGCTCACAGTGTTGGTGGAACAGGATGAACGAGCGATTCCGCATTGCGTGCGCCACTACCGTCTTCGTGCCGACGACCGCGTCGTTGCCGAGGTTACAGATAATCATCAGACCCGGGCAGTCCATGTCTTCGATCCGCCCCTGGAAGCGACTGAAATGGCTGTCGATATCCTAGCTACCAACGGCGCCGGCCCCGGAGCAATTTTCGAATTCCATTGTTACGAGTGA
- a CDS encoding glycosyltransferase yields the protein MKVLILTHGSRGDVQPFAALATALQAAGHKAIVGLPASMASLVEPYGVDLIRYRDVASKLVNYPEFQEMADNNFRGLRGKKTAVQLRPKYNDVIAELLEDMAETAAQGADADLVVHNVALAGHEVAELLGIPAVPVGLQPFWVPTKAFPEPRFPFPLPPQLNKASYWWARFMLEYYEGSSVRKWRKETLRLPRRWQHRDYLRNPKGGPVTMLQGFTRYVLPEGTNYPGWVHTTGFWNLPTTSEWAPPQDLSDFLAAGEPPVYIGFGSNIGRNAARTGHIVAEAVRLAKVRAVVATGWGSIRPAAENEQVLYVDQVPHDWLLPKMAAVVHHCGGTISAAVVAGRPQVVCPFGFSDMPYYADRMHVLGVAPPPLPQRALTAENLSEALRQAVSSRSMATRAHELGRLTRAEGGAAAAVEILESLTGDSPTPRE from the coding sequence ATGAAAGTTCTCATTCTCACACACGGGAGCCGAGGAGACGTACAACCTTTTGCGGCCCTCGCCACAGCTTTGCAGGCAGCAGGACATAAGGCGATCGTCGGACTGCCAGCCTCGATGGCTTCCCTAGTCGAACCATACGGGGTCGATCTCATTCGATACAGGGACGTGGCGTCCAAGTTAGTTAACTACCCCGAATTTCAAGAAATGGCAGATAACAATTTCCGCGGACTGCGCGGCAAGAAGACTGCCGTCCAGCTTCGGCCAAAATACAACGACGTCATCGCCGAACTGCTCGAAGATATGGCCGAGACTGCAGCTCAAGGCGCCGATGCGGACCTCGTGGTTCACAACGTCGCACTTGCCGGACATGAGGTCGCCGAACTGCTTGGGATACCGGCTGTGCCAGTCGGGCTCCAACCCTTCTGGGTGCCGACAAAAGCCTTTCCGGAACCTCGGTTTCCTTTCCCGTTGCCACCTCAGCTAAATAAGGCATCCTATTGGTGGGCACGATTTATGCTCGAATACTACGAAGGTTCCTCAGTGCGAAAATGGCGAAAGGAGACACTCCGGCTACCTCGTCGATGGCAGCACCGAGACTATCTTCGCAACCCTAAGGGCGGTCCTGTGACCATGCTGCAGGGCTTCACCCGGTACGTCCTGCCAGAAGGAACGAATTACCCAGGCTGGGTGCACACGACAGGTTTCTGGAACCTCCCAACCACGTCGGAATGGGCTCCCCCTCAAGACTTATCGGACTTTCTCGCCGCCGGGGAACCGCCTGTGTACATAGGATTCGGCAGCAACATCGGCCGAAACGCCGCCCGAACTGGCCACATCGTCGCCGAGGCCGTTCGCTTAGCCAAAGTCCGCGCCGTCGTCGCGACCGGGTGGGGATCGATTCGCCCGGCTGCCGAAAATGAACAGGTGCTTTACGTCGACCAGGTACCCCATGACTGGCTCCTGCCAAAAATGGCAGCAGTCGTTCATCACTGCGGTGGCACGATCAGCGCTGCGGTGGTCGCCGGCCGGCCGCAGGTAGTCTGCCCCTTCGGTTTCAGTGACATGCCGTACTACGCAGACCGCATGCACGTGCTTGGCGTAGCTCCGCCACCGTTGCCTCAGCGTGCCCTCACCGCCGAGAATCTGAGTGAGGCCCTCCGCCAGGCGGTCTCCAGCCGCAGTATGGCCACTCGGGCACACGAGCTAGGCCGCCTGACGCGAGCCGAAGGAGGTGCCGCGGCAGCCGTCGAGATCCTGGAGTCCTTGACCGGAGATTCTCCGACACCACGAGAGTGA